GGACGTGCTGCTTTCATCAAGGACACTCCACAACGTTTGGCAGACACACTGCGCTACGGTGAGTTTGACAATGGTGTGGAGATGCAGATCCGCGCTGCTAGGGATGTTGAGCAAGCTCTAAAGCTCTATGCTGAAGACAAACGAATCAGTGCCGCTTTTATCCCAGAATCAGCCCTTCCTGCAAAAGCCCCCATTCTTTGGCGCACTGAGTTTCTAGCCGATGAATACAGGACACCCTCAATGGTCTTTGGTGTCTTCGGCTTTTTACTTGGATTGCTGACCTTCGGAGGATGGCAGCACCGGATGCACCCATTGGCTGTCTTTGCTGAATTCTATATTGATATCCTGCGTGGGATTCCCATGCTGGTAATCATCCTCTACGTGGGATTACCACTCAGTGGAGCCGTCAAACAGGCCACCGATGGGTTTATTGACCTGCCCAATATGATCCGGGGAGTGTTTGCGATCTGCCTGGGCTACTCGGCCTATATGGCAGAGATTTTCCGAGCTGGCATCGAGGCTGTTCCCAAAGGACAGGTAGAGGCAGCCCGAACACTTGGACTAGACCGATGGCAAACCGCCAGGTTGGTTATTCTGCCACAAGCCCTACGTATCGTCATTCCACCACTTGGCAATGAATTCATCGCAATGCTGAAGGACACGGCACTCCTATCAATTCTTTCGGTTCGCGATTCAACCCAACGGATGCGTGAATTCCAAGCGAGTAGTTTTCTCCCTTTTGCTCCGTTCAATACAGCCGCGATTCTTTATGTCGTCCTTACCCTTGCGGCTGCCAGTCTGCTCAAGTGGCTGGAACGAAGAACCACGCCTATTCCCAAAAAA
The sequence above is drawn from the SAR324 cluster bacterium genome and encodes:
- a CDS encoding amino acid ABC transporter permease codes for the protein MTDPSPRRIGLEWLQLRASNLVLLASAPFFIYLFATSTNYSRSLAFIVGVEEGAAEVFQTFLVLLLGLLSGLIPILLTRKSPSWLSYPREVSWFGLVLHLLLMSWLLTRWDLAPFWDSVIGDLLDARSNPFRDPKVNYPALTPEGQAWMQGWLEILRWPYLLGTTLLGAVALTKKLPERINRWIWRLLLIFQGGSLLFLILVARLSFATGLLLTLRAAIFAYVASAILGLVLAGMLSLQPNPNIYRRYGVIAGLLLGIGLIFSQMPQAQYVLIGTIEGRAAFIKDTPQRLADTLRYGEFDNGVEMQIRAARDVEQALKLYAEDKRISAAFIPESALPAKAPILWRTEFLADEYRTPSMVFGVFGFLLGLLTFGGWQHRMHPLAVFAEFYIDILRGIPMLVIILYVGLPLSGAVKQATDGFIDLPNMIRGVFAICLGYSAYMAEIFRAGIEAVPKGQVEAARTLGLDRWQTARLVILPQALRIVIPPLGNEFIAMLKDTALLSILSVRDSTQRMREFQASSFLPFAPFNTAAILYVVLTLAAASLLKWLERRTTPIPKK